A window of the Dyadobacter pollutisoli genome harbors these coding sequences:
- a CDS encoding NADP-dependent oxidoreductase, whose product MYNQLNIQRNYMKAFIIDRYKPKDGMQMAEVADPVPGENDVLIRVHAAGVNLLDSKIETGEFKAMLPYKFPLIMGHDVAGVVIKAGTRVKKFKAGDQVYARPADLRIGTFAQLIAIHEADVALMPGSLSMEEAASIPLVGLTAWQALVEKANLKKGQKVFIQAGSGGVGTFAIQLAKHLGATVAATTSAANIEMVESLGADVVIDYRTQDFETVLKDYDVVLNSQDAKTLEKSLRILKPGGKLISISGPPDVAFARKVGLNLMLKIIMFLLSFATKRKARRLGVDYSFLFMEANGSQLSKITDLINSGFIRPVVDKTFPFAQANDALTYVESGRAKGKAVITLPDYV is encoded by the coding sequence ATGTATAACCAATTAAACATTCAAAGGAACTATATGAAAGCATTCATCATTGATCGTTACAAACCCAAAGACGGTATGCAGATGGCAGAGGTTGCCGACCCTGTGCCCGGTGAAAACGACGTACTGATCCGGGTGCACGCCGCTGGCGTTAACCTGCTGGACTCCAAAATCGAAACGGGCGAGTTTAAAGCCATGTTACCTTATAAATTCCCCCTGATTATGGGGCACGATGTGGCAGGCGTGGTCATCAAGGCGGGTACCCGCGTTAAAAAGTTCAAGGCAGGAGACCAGGTATATGCAAGACCAGCCGATTTAAGGATCGGAACATTTGCCCAGCTCATTGCCATTCATGAAGCCGATGTGGCGTTGATGCCCGGCTCGCTTTCCATGGAAGAAGCCGCATCAATTCCATTGGTAGGCCTTACCGCATGGCAGGCGCTAGTTGAAAAGGCGAACCTGAAAAAGGGTCAGAAAGTGTTCATCCAGGCAGGCTCCGGTGGAGTTGGCACCTTCGCCATACAACTGGCCAAACATCTTGGAGCCACGGTGGCGGCCACCACCAGTGCCGCCAACATTGAGATGGTTGAAAGCCTGGGTGCGGATGTGGTAATCGACTATCGGACACAAGATTTTGAAACTGTTCTGAAGGATTACGATGTGGTCTTGAACAGCCAGGATGCAAAGACCCTGGAAAAGTCGCTGCGCATATTAAAACCCGGCGGAAAGCTTATTTCCATATCCGGCCCGCCGGACGTAGCATTCGCCAGGAAAGTGGGCTTGAATCTGATGCTAAAAATCATCATGTTCCTGCTAAGCTTTGCGACCAAAAGAAAAGCCAGACGGCTAGGCGTGGACTACTCCTTCCTTTTCATGGAGGCCAACGGAAGCCAACTGAGCAAGATCACAGATTTGATCAATTCAGGATTCATACGACCGGTAGTAGATAAGACCTTTCCCTTTGCGCAGGCAAATGATGCATTGACATACGTCGAAAGTGGGCGCGCTAAAGGCAAGGCTGTCATCACCTTACCTGATTATGTGTAA
- a CDS encoding SDR family oxidoreductase, with the protein MKLNGKTILITGGASGIGLDAARQFLDLGAKVIVTGRNQQKLNAAKKMYPQLTAIKSDVANANDAALLYNQIKELGGIDILYNNAAVLVPPSNLGIAHHKHAEGAAYEMEVNYLGVIRLNNLFMDMLQSRKEAAIINTTSILSLAPSLIEATYSSSKTALAFYTVSLREHLKIIGSDVKVFELIPPLVATEMTEERNDKKISPEEMVKGLIDGLRKEQETIRVGDAKLFNLINRFFPKNAFGLLNPKKSHQLLMN; encoded by the coding sequence ATGAAACTAAACGGAAAAACAATACTGATCACCGGAGGTGCCTCCGGGATAGGGCTTGATGCGGCAAGACAATTTTTGGACCTGGGAGCCAAAGTGATTGTAACCGGCAGAAACCAACAGAAACTGAACGCTGCGAAAAAGATGTACCCACAATTAACTGCGATCAAAAGCGATGTAGCCAATGCAAATGATGCCGCGCTCCTTTACAATCAAATTAAAGAGCTCGGAGGCATTGATATCCTTTACAATAATGCAGCTGTACTCGTTCCACCGTCAAATCTTGGGATTGCACATCACAAACATGCCGAAGGTGCTGCCTACGAAATGGAGGTTAATTACCTGGGTGTAATCAGGCTAAATAATCTTTTTATGGACATGTTACAGTCAAGGAAAGAAGCCGCGATAATCAACACAACATCTATACTGAGTCTGGCTCCATCCCTAATTGAGGCTACTTATTCGTCGTCCAAAACTGCGCTGGCCTTCTATACCGTCTCGCTCCGTGAACACTTAAAGATTATTGGCAGTGATGTTAAAGTATTTGAGCTCATCCCACCCCTTGTCGCCACCGAAATGACGGAAGAAAGGAATGACAAAAAAATATCCCCCGAAGAAATGGTAAAAGGGCTTATCGACGGTTTACGGAAAGAGCAGGAGACGATCCGTGTGGGTGACGCAAAACTATTTAATTTAATTAACCGGTTTTTCCCAAAAAATGCATTTGGATTACTTAATCCGAAGAAAAGCCATCAACTTTTAATGAATTGA
- a CDS encoding TetR/AcrR family transcriptional regulator encodes MLTKSEKTKQFILETAAPLYNEKGISGVNIDDVLAATKLTKGCLYGHFQNKDDLSAQVVDLLLKKVGDKIRMAVYQGKTAKAKIFAFMDFYKDPIHTYIPGGCPIFNTAVEADDNYPAAKLKVGAIIRAGQEEITAVIQEGIRNGEFSAKLDPVVFAFKMVAAIEGGVVLCRAMDTAKPMHALIKSLKTELEQYEP; translated from the coding sequence ATGCTCACCAAATCAGAAAAGACCAAACAATTTATCCTTGAAACAGCCGCACCGCTCTACAATGAGAAAGGTATATCCGGTGTCAACATAGATGATGTACTTGCCGCCACCAAACTGACAAAAGGTTGCCTTTATGGCCATTTTCAAAACAAAGACGACCTTTCGGCACAGGTTGTTGACCTTTTATTGAAAAAGGTTGGTGACAAAATACGAATGGCAGTCTATCAAGGTAAAACGGCAAAGGCTAAGATATTTGCATTTATGGACTTTTATAAAGATCCGATCCATACCTATATACCAGGGGGATGCCCTATCTTCAACACCGCAGTCGAGGCTGATGATAACTATCCTGCAGCTAAACTGAAAGTTGGTGCGATCATCAGGGCGGGTCAAGAGGAGATCACCGCCGTCATTCAGGAAGGGATACGGAATGGGGAATTTTCCGCTAAACTGGATCCGGTCGTCTTTGCTTTCAAAATGGTAGCCGCCATTGAGGGTGGAGTGGTGCTGTGCAGAGCCATGGATACGGCCAAACCGATGCACGCGCTGATCAAAAGTCTGAAAACTGAACTGGAACAATACGAACCATAA
- a CDS encoding helix-turn-helix domain-containing protein, producing MNDRTIPTISEFGAELRSQGFKVFEIKAGENVVRTYNRKDFYKICLVTGRSLVQYADRGIEIDAKTLFFGNPHIPYSWEIISEEYTGYTCLFSESFLKVNGRSESLQESPLFKIGGTPIFTLTEEQRNFIASIFRKMIAEDATGYLFKHDLMRNYINLLIHEALKIQPAENFFKHKNAAERTASMFFDLLERQFPIESIDQPMEFKTAQEFANRLSVHVNHLNRSVKEVTGKPTSAHIAERIIMEAKALLIHTDWTIAEIGYALGFEYPAYFNNYFKRLTGTVPSSVRLQAV from the coding sequence ATGAATGATCGTACTATTCCAACCATTTCCGAATTTGGTGCCGAGCTCAGAAGCCAGGGATTCAAGGTTTTTGAAATTAAGGCTGGCGAAAATGTGGTCAGGACCTATAACAGGAAAGATTTCTACAAAATTTGCCTTGTTACGGGGCGTAGCCTTGTGCAGTACGCCGACCGTGGAATTGAAATCGACGCAAAGACTTTATTCTTTGGTAACCCGCATATCCCATACTCGTGGGAAATTATCTCGGAGGAATATACTGGGTATACCTGTTTGTTTTCGGAAAGTTTTTTAAAGGTCAACGGACGTTCGGAAAGCCTTCAGGAAAGTCCGCTGTTCAAAATCGGAGGGACGCCTATCTTTACATTGACTGAAGAGCAGCGTAATTTTATTGCGTCGATCTTTCGGAAAATGATTGCAGAAGATGCAACAGGTTATTTGTTTAAGCATGACCTGATGCGCAACTACATTAACCTGCTCATTCATGAGGCATTGAAAATTCAGCCTGCTGAGAATTTCTTTAAGCACAAAAATGCGGCGGAACGGACAGCTTCGATGTTTTTTGACCTTTTGGAAAGACAATTTCCGATTGAAAGTATCGATCAGCCAATGGAGTTTAAAACTGCCCAGGAGTTTGCCAACCGGCTATCGGTGCATGTCAATCATTTGAACCGTTCGGTGAAAGAAGTCACAGGCAAGCCCACCAGTGCCCACATTGCAGAGCGGATCATTATGGAGGCAAAAGCGCTTTTAATCCACACGGATTGGACGATTGCCGAAATCGGCTATGCGCTTGGATTCGAGTATCCTGCCTACTTCAACAATTACTTCAAAAGGCTCACCGGTACGGTGCCATCTTCGGTGCGACTGCAAGCTGTGTGA